In Lagopus muta isolate bLagMut1 chromosome 20, bLagMut1 primary, whole genome shotgun sequence, the following proteins share a genomic window:
- the CENPV gene encoding centromere protein V has translation MGRAAAGNARRSRRSSAASASPAGRNRRERGKKAGGSRGGEQALPAGTFDLGAQSERWAAFQERHRLSCEEAARLLLDAYEHRGLVKHTGGCHCGAVRFEVWASADLHVFNCNCSICTKKQNRHFIVPASRFKLLKGADNLTTYTFNTHRAQHTFCKTCGVQSFYTPRSNPDGYGIAPHCLDDGTVHSIVTEDINGKEWEKAVKEHKTIRDMSKP, from the exons ATGGGGCGCGCTGCGGCGGGCAACGCGCGGCGCTCCCGGCGGAGCAGCGCGGCCAGCGCTTCGCCCGCGGGTAGAAACCGCcgggagagagggaagaaagcgGGCGGCTCCCGGGGCGGGGAGCAGGCGCTGCCCGCCGGTACGTTCGATCTAGGGGCGCAGAGCGAGCGCTGGGCCGCCTTCCAGGAGCGGCACCGGCTGAGCTGCGAGGAGGCGGCGCGGCTGCTGCTGGACGCCTA TGAGCACAGAGGCCTGGTCAAACACACGGGAGGCTGTCACTGCGGAGCCGTCCGCTTTGAGGTCTGGGCTTCAGCAGACCTGCATGTTTTTAACTGCAA TTGCAGCATTTGCACAAAGAAGCAGAACAGACACTTCATTGTCCCAGCTTCACGTTTCAAGCTGCTGAAG GGTGCTGATAATCTGACAACATACACCTTCAACACACATCGTGCCCAGCACACATTCTGCAAGACCTGTGGTGTGCAGAGCTTTTACACTCCTCGCTCCAATCCAGATGGCTATG GGATAGCTCCCCATTGTCTGGATGATGGCACCGTGCACAGCATTGTTACGGAGGATATCAATGGCAAAGAATGGGAGAAGGCAGTGAAGGAACATAAGACCATCAGAGACATGTCAAAACCCTGA